CCCCAGAGCAGAGCAACTATCCCGGCGTCATATTTCTTCGCCAGCGGCATTTTGACATCGTAGCTTTCCGGGCGGGCCATTACCGAATTGATAACGGCCTTGCCTTTTCTATTCTGATAAGCCTTCAATCCCGCTTCAATCGCCTCGGGGTTGATGGTGTCAATGTACAGGGGAAGGTCGGTCACTTCCTGAACCGTTTTCACGATCCACTCCGCCATCCCCGCGGGGTCTTTTCTCGCCGGTCCAAGATTGATATCGATGTAATCGACTCCGGCCTTAGTCTCGTCGATCGCCATCTGGCGAATCGGCTCTGGATCGCGCTCCTTCATTGCCGTGCCTGTTACTTTGCCTATAATATTGAGATTCTCACCAATGCGAATCATAAATTACTCCTCCTTTTATCTTCAAATAACTGCTTTTATGGTTGCCCTTTTCATTAACCGGCGATTTCCAGCTTCAAGAAGGCGGAAAGATGCGCGGCCTCGCGCGGACCAATCTTTACCTCCCAATCCGGTCCCAGCTCCTCTTCCAGATCGCCGCTTACGGAAGCGACATAACCGGGAATAATGATCTTTTTATGTTTAATCTTGTCCAGAATGCCGCATTTCTTGATAAATACGCCCATTGCATCGCCGACGAACTTCCCTGCCGCCCAGGCGGTAAGCACCGAGAGACCCTCTGTATCCATAACCAGCAGCCAGGTCGGAACGCGGCTGGCCTCGATCTCGCCGGAAACGATAAAGTAGGTAAGAGCAAAATTGGTGGTGATGGTGACCGGGGAATCCTCGGTCGGGTTGCCGATGGGATAGATGCCCTGCTTCATCATCATCGGGCGCTGCGGATCGGTATAGAGATTGAGCCGTTCGACCAGAAGCGGGAAGAGGCTCTCGCCCTGGAAGTCGGAAAGGATTACCATTCCGGCATACTTGGCAACCAGCATCGCTGCAATAACCGTCTCCTTTATCGGATCATCGGTCATCTCGCCGGGAAAAACGATCGGCGAAAAACCGAGGGAACGGTTTTTCTGGACGAGCGCGGCCCTGCGCAAAAATACCATATCTTCGAAAACTTTCCGGACGGTGCGGGCGCCGCTGTCCAAAACTATGTCCTTCACATCCGCCGCAACTATCTTGTCCGTCAATTCCGACAGGCTGTTGAGGTTGTCGGATTTGGCAGTCAGCGGGCACTTGAACTCCTTGGCAAGAGCAGCCATCTCCGCGAAATTCTGTGCGGTCGCTGCGTAAATGATCGGCCGCCGCTGGGCGGAAACCGCCAATGCCGCCTTCAGGGCATCGACGCTGTCGCTCATCAGCACCGGAATGGCCTCCGTCTCGTCCATCACCCGTTTCACCAGCGCTGCGAACTTGGCCGTATCGCCCGATACATTCTTGATCGCGATCATTTCCGCGCGGAGGATCAGGCCAATCCATTCATATTTAAGTGAATTAAACTGTTTGATCCGGGAGGCCACATCGGCTTCGGCCATGGCGTCGGTAATCATCACGCCAATGCCCGTTTTGTTCACAAAGGTTTTTTCATGACGGAACAGCACGGTTTCTCCGCCGACCGTCAGCTTGTTTTCCCCTTCGCCCATCGTAATGGGACGGATGGGAGGCGCGGACGCCTCAGACAACTGCGCTCTCGCTTCATCGGAGATGTAGGGGCACGCGCTCAGCTCCGCC
Above is a genomic segment from Syntrophobacterales bacterium containing:
- a CDS encoding dihydropteroate synthase, which produces MIRIGENLNIIGKVTGTAMKERDPEPIRQMAIDETKAGVDYIDINLGPARKDPAGMAEWIVKTVQEVTDLPLYIDTINPEAIEAGLKAYQNRKGKAVINSVMARPESYDVKMPLAKKYDAGIVALLWG
- a CDS encoding acetyl-CoA decarbonylase/synthase complex subunit gamma — its product is MALTGIQIFKLLPKTNCKECGVPTCLAFAMNLAAGKAELSACPYISDEARAQLSEASAPPIRPITMGEGENKLTVGGETVLFRHEKTFVNKTGIGVMITDAMAEADVASRIKQFNSLKYEWIGLILRAEMIAIKNVSGDTAKFAALVKRVMDETEAIPVLMSDSVDALKAALAVSAQRRPIIYAATAQNFAEMAALAKEFKCPLTAKSDNLNSLSELTDKIVAADVKDIVLDSGARTVRKVFEDMVFLRRAALVQKNRSLGFSPIVFPGEMTDDPIKETVIAAMLVAKYAGMVILSDFQGESLFPLLVERLNLYTDPQRPMMMKQGIYPIGNPTEDSPVTITTNFALTYFIVSGEIEASRVPTWLLVMDTEGLSVLTAWAAGKFVGDAMGVFIKKCGILDKIKHKKIIIPGYVASVSGDLEEELGPDWEVKIGPREAAHLSAFLKLEIAG